One stretch of Molothrus aeneus isolate 106 chromosome 2, BPBGC_Maene_1.0, whole genome shotgun sequence DNA includes these proteins:
- the LOC136571226 gene encoding granulocyte-macrophage colony-stimulating factor receptor subunit alpha-like gives MNGTAISDFACVIFNVSFMNCTWHVGRTATEDTQYFLYWGPLKNENVTECQNYIKDTCGRHIGCRFQNVTIKNNIPYFLVNGSRSGQSIQSFEKRLMLYEIEKLTPPLNVTVNCTEASRRCSIWWQPPRTSHVENMSCFKYEIVIENKADAEKNTKTASKITAIIENDSYLYESFSSEKRYSVKIRATDAGFCRVSSNWGEWSTPVEFGTQQLTSTSSYMMFLIPSLAAGLTFFLCMTVRVYFKKTSATVPQPRDPFREPSPMDFQPEFMNLLKKQGTEEITNIEEVLECK, from the exons ATGAATGGAACAGCCATTTCAGACTTTGCCTGTGtcatttttaatgtttccttCATGAATTGCACCTGGCATGTGGGCAGGACTGCTACAGAAGACACCCAGTATTTCCTGTACTGGGGGCCCTTGAA gaatgaaaatgtcACAGAATGCCAAAATTACATCAAAGATACCTGTGGAAGGCACATAGGATGTCGATTTCAAAACGTgacaataaaaaataacattccTTATTTCCTGGTAAATGGGTCCAGAAGCGGACAAAGCATCCAGTCATTTGAGAAGAGACTAATGCTATACGAAATTG AAAAACTCACCCCTCCATTAAATGTCACAGTGAACTGTACAGAAGCTTCTCGTAGATGTAGTATTTGGTGGCAGCCACCTCGCACAAGTCATGTGGAAAACATGAGTTGTTTCAAATATGAAATTGTCATAGAAAACAAG GCTGATGCtgagaaaaacaccaaaactgCATCTAAAATA ACAGCAATTATTGAAAATGACTCCTACCTATATGAAAGCTTCAGCTCAGAAAAAAGGTACAGCGTCAAAATCAGAGCAACAGATGCAGGCTTTTGTAGAGTAAGCTCAAACTGGGGAGAGTGGAGTACACCTGTGGAGTTTG GAACACAACAACTTACGTCTACCTCATCATATATGATGTTTCTGATACCAAGCCTGGCAGCAGGTCtcacatttttcctttgcatgACAGT AAGGGTTTATTTCAAAAAAACATCTGCTACAGTACCACAGCCAAGAGACCCATTCCGTGAGCCCTCTCCAATGGACTTCCAG CCAGAATTTAtgaatctattaaaaaaacaaggaaCTGAAGAAATAACAAATATTGAAGAAGTGTTGGAATGCAAGTGA